Genomic DNA from uncultured Fretibacterium sp.:
GAGGCCGGCGCGAGCTTATCGGCATCGCAATGCGCATGCTGCCGCGGCCGGGGGGGACGCCCGACGGCTCGGGTGTACGGGGACGGATCATCGACTTCACGGAGGCAGCGGCTTTTTACAGACAAGGGTGCCAGGAGAAACTGTAAGGAAGGTCGACGGGCCATGAGGTTTGTGGTCAATGCTCGAAGCGGGGGGTCTGCCGTTCCTCGTAATCCAATTCGGGCTTGGGGAGGAGCAGCTCATAGAGCCTTGAAGCGCGGAACTCCGCCGCAGCGGTCAGCTTTCCAATGGGATTCTTGACCGCGGCGAGGCGCGTCACGATGGGGATGTCGGAGTATCGCGCCCTGTCGCGCAGAAGTTTTTTTCCACGTTCGCTGCCGCCCAGCAGGCGGGCATAGGGCGCCCCGATCCTGGACGCGGCCGCCGCGGACCAGCGGTCCACCCCCGCCAGGAGCCGGATGATCTGGCGCTGAATCCGGGAACGCGTATAGCGCGCGCAGACGCAGCTTCCTACGAAATCGTCGTAGGAAGCTGCGTCTTTATAGCGCTTGAAGAAGAGATTTTCCAGCCCTTCATCCATCCCCGCACATCCTCGCAGCTCCTCGGGAGAGCTGCGGATCAGGAGGGCCTGGAGCAGGGGCCAGAGGGTCTGGGGCCCGGGGCAAAAGCGTCCCTTCATTCGTGCTTCTTCCAGGAGACGGAGCGTCGAGGAAGGCATGACATCCCGGACCCACAGAGGCCACCGAGAATCCTGCGCGCCCTGCAGCGCGGAACGGATGGCCGCGGCGCTCGGCAGGGGGCCGCGCTCGAGGTCATGATATCCCGCCCCCGCCCGTTGTACGGGAATCGGAATCAAGGGGTAGCCCTGTCTCCCAATCCTCAGCAGGTAGGACAGGGCCAAAGAGTTGTTGGGTTTTGAAAGGAAATCCCCGGAGCCCGGAAGCTCCTCCTCCAGTGCTCCCCCGACGGCCCTGGGATAGGAGAGCCCCTTGTCGAGTTTTTTCCTCAGTCTCCGCTTGAAAGAGGCCGGCTCCTGGATTAAAATATTAAAGATTGGACTCGTGTCGTAGTGGGCATCCTCCATGCCGAAGGAGATGTGAGTCGCGATTTTTGTGCGCGCAAGCAGGTCCGTCGCTCCGGCGCCGAATTCCGGCGCTGCGTTGCATGCGAAGAGAAAAGGCAGTTCCAGAACCAGATCCGCTCCGCCGCACAGGGCCATTTGTGCGCGCGACCATTTGTCGGCGAGCCCGGGGATGCCCCTCTGCGTGAAGTTCGACGACAGCACGACGATGAACAAAGCACCGGGCAGGCGCTCCCGTACCGACGCCATTTGCAGGAGATGTCCGTTGTGAAAGGGGTTGTACTCGGCAGCGATGCCGACAACGGGTGTCCGATTGTCCATATCGGTAAGTATAACGCCGTTCGTGGTCCTTGGCGACCTCCTTCCACAGAATCGTGCGACAGAATGGCGTGACAAAAATCGAGAGGCGGCGGTCCCAGGAGCCCGCCGTCCGCGAAGGGCAGGTATGTGAACAATGAAGGTCTTAGTCATCAACTGCGGCAGCTCGTCCCTGAAGTATCAGCTTTTCGACATGAATACGGAGAGCGTCCTCGCGAAGGGGCTGGTGGAGCGTATCGGTATCGACGGGTCGCAGATCAAGCACACCAAGACGGGTATGGAAGCGGTGGTCAAGGCGACCCCCATCCCGGATCACAAGGTGGGCATCCAACTTGTCCTCGACGCCCTCATGGACAAGGGGCACGGGGTACTGTCCTCGCTGGGTGAATTGAGCGCCATCGGACACCGGGTCGTCCACGCGGGGGAAAAGTTCTCGACCTCCGTAAAGCTGGATCCTCAGGTGATGGCGGCCCTCAGGGAGTGCATTCCCCTCGCGCCGCTTCACAACCCCGCCAATATCATGGGAATCGAGGCCGTCACCGAGGTCCTTCCCTCCGTGCCGCAGGTCGCGGTATTCGATACGGCCTTCCATCAGACCATGCCGGAGCACGCCTACATCTACGGTCTCCCCTACGGCTATTACGAGAAGTACAAGGTCCGGCGCTACGGGTTCCACGGAACGAGCCATTACTTCGTCTCGCGCCGGGCGGCCGAGATCCTGGACAAGCCAGTCGAGAGGCTGAAGATCGTGACGTGCCACCTGGGCAACGGCAGCTCCATAACCGCGGTCCAGGGCGGACGGTCCATCGACACCTCGATGGGTTTCACGCCTCTGGCGGGGGTCTTGATGGGAACGCGTTGCGGCGATATCGACCCCGCCCTGGTCCCCTTCATCGCGCAGACGGAGAAGCTGGATGCTAAGGATCTGGATGCGCTTTTGAACAAGAAGAGCGGTCTCCTTGGGGTCTCCGGGCTCAGCAGCGACCTTCGTGACATCGAGGAAGCCGCCGCCAGGGGGGAGCCCCGTTCCAGGCTGGCCCTCGCGGTCCTGACCTATGGAATCCGGAAATACATCGGCGCCTACGCGGCTGCCATGGGGGGGATCGACGCGTTGGTCTTCACCGCGGGAGTGGGGGAGAACAGCATCCTCGTTCGATCCATGGTGTGTGAGGGACTGGATTTTCTGGGTATCTCCATCGATCAGGAGAAGAACAAGGTGCGGGGCAAGGAGGCGGATATCGGCGCTTCCGGCTCTCGGGTCCGGGTGTTGGTCGTCCCAACGAACGAGGAACTCGTCATCGCCCGCGACACGAAGCGTCTGGTCGCCGCTAATTAGCCGTCGATACATGGCCGGAGCTGGACTTGGGGACTGGAACTGCATCATCGCCCTGCCTCAGCGCAGCGATACGGAAACCTGCGTTGAAGGGGCCTGGGATATTGCGGTCCCCGACGGCGTGGACTTTGAGGGACAGCATTTCGGGCTCCCCGAGGGGTGCCGTGTCCTGGCCGAGGCCCATTGGTTGGAGCCCTCGCTCCTCTCCGTAAGGCTCTCCCTGACCCTCCGGGCCGAGGGCGCCTGTGCGCGCTGTTTGAGAGAGACGTCCCTTGCAATATCGGATGATTTGTTGTATCTTTATTTTTTGTCCGGGGTGGAGTTGGGCAAGGATACCCGTCTGGGGTCCGACGAGGGGTTCATGCCGGTCGAGGTGGACTTTTTCGGGCGGACGCTGGATATTGCCGACCAGGTGAGGGAGAGTATTTTGCTCCTCCTGCCGCGAAAGCTCCTGTGCAGGGAGGATTGTCTTGGCCTCTGTCCCGTCTGCGGAGCCGACCTCAATGAGGGAAAATGCGGGTGTTCCCGGTCGGAGGGCGACCCCCGTCTGGAGGTCCTCCGCAATTTCCGGTGAGTTCCACAGGGTTTGAAATCCGGGGAGCCAGCCCCCGAATTACCGAGCTCGCTCCTTGAGATAAGGTTTTATGTAGTTTATTCATGCTTTTGTGCAGTTTATTCATAAGGAGGAAATGGAAATGGCAACACCCAAGAGAAAGACCTCCCACGCCCGCACGGCGCAGCGAAAGGCGCAGTGGCTGGGATCGCTTGCCACACCTGCCACTCTGGCCTGCCCGCGTTGTGGAGAGATAGCCATGGCCTATCGCGCTTGTCCCTCCTGCGGCTACTACAAGGGGCGTAAGGTCGTGGACGCTGGAGCCGAGGGGTAGCGTTCGGTACATCTGAGGCGACTCCGAGGGCCGAGGACGACAGCCGTCCTCGGCCCTTTGGGCTTTTTGCGCCCCTCGCTTCCCCTGCGGCAGGGGGATTTTCCTTGGACTCTTCCTTGCATTCGGGCCGCGCAAGACGCTATAATCAAGAGGATTCAGCCCTCGCAGTCCAGGGCGGTTTTATCGTTCTCCGTGAGCCTCGGAGAGCGACAGGAAAGGGGACTTTGCCTGATGGCTGAGGAAAAATTTCATTTTCAGTCGGAGGCCTCCGAGCTTCTGAGGATGATGATACACTCGGTGTACTCGAACCGGGACATTTTTCTGCGCGAGCTGATCTCGAACGCGTCGGATGCCTTGGACAAGCGGCGTATCGAGGCCCTCTTCAACTCCGAGTTGGCGGACTTCACCCCCGAAATTCGCATCGTCCGCGACAGAGAGGCCCATACCCTGACCGTCTCCGACAACGGCATAGGCATGACGCGCGAGGAGATCGTGCAGTACCTGGGGACCATCGCCAGGTCCGGAACCCGGGAGTTTCTGGAGGCCGGGAGGTCCGACGATGCCGGCGAGAGGCTGATCGGCCAGTTTGGCGTGGGCTTTTACTCGGTGTTCATGGTCTCGGAACGGGTTTCCCTCGTCTCGCGCAAGCTGGGGACCAACGATGCCTTCCGCTTCGATTCGGACGGGGAGGGGACCTATACCCTGGCCGACGCCGAGAGGGGAGAATGCGGGACGACGGTCACCCTTTACCTTCGCCCTGCCGGCGAGGACGGGAAGGACTACACCGACGAATGGACGATCCGCGACATCGTAAAGAAATACTCGGACTTCATCGCCTGGCCCATCATCCTGAACGTCTCGAAACGGCAGGACGGCAGGGAGACCTTTGAGGACCAGACCATCAATTCCCAAAAGGCCATCTGGTGCCGTCCAGAAGCCGAGGTCACGGAGGAGGAATATCGCGAGTTCTACCGCCACCTGACCCATGACTGGAAGGAACCTCTGAGCCGCGTCGCCCTGAATGCCGAGGGGTCCGTCAGCTTCAAGGGCCTGCTGTTCATCCCCTCCGAAGCGCCCTTCGACCTCTTCATGAACCCCAAGGCCGGCGGCATCGAGCTCTACGTCAAGCGGGTCTTCATCATGAACGACTGCCACGACCTCATCCCGGAATACATGCGTTTCATGAGAGGGGTCGTGGATTCCGAGGACCTCTCTTTGAACATCTCCCGCGAGATTCTCCAGGACAACCCCATCATCCGGGTCATTCGCCGGAGCACGCAGCGTAAGGTGTTCGCCCACCTCCGCAAATTGCTGGAGACGGACAGGACGGCCTACGAAAAATTCTGGACCGCCTTCGGCAGGGTCCTGAAGGAGGGGATTGTCCAGGATCGGGAGCATGCGCCAGCAATCCTCGAACTGGCCCTGTTCCGTTCGACGGCTCAGGAGGGATGGACAACCCTATCCGCCTATAGGGAGCGCATGAAACCGGATCAGGAGGGGATCCTTTGCCTTGCCGGACGGGACATCGACGCGCTCAGGGCCTCCCCGAAGCTGGAGCGTCTCATCGAGAAGGGATTTGAGGTCCTCTTGATGACGGACCCGGTGGACGAGGTGATCCTTGCGGAGGGGCTGGAGTTCGAGTCCGTCAAGCTCGTCAATGCGGCGGGGGATTTCGCCCCTGCGGAGACGGAGGCGGAACGCAAGTTGGAGGAGGAGAAGCTCAGGGAGCTGGAGCCCGCGTTTGCGCCGCTGAAAAAAAAGACCCTGGAGCTTTTGGGAAACGTCCTGGAGGATGTCCGGCCCTCGCTGCGAATGGTCTCCTCTCCTGCGTGTCTGGTGGACGCCGCGAACGGGATGTCCTTCCAGATGGAGCAGCTGATGCGCGCCATGGGGCAGGAGGTACGGCAGCAGAAGCGCGTCCTGGAGCTGAATGCGGAGCATCCGCTTGTCCTGCGCCTCATGAAGATGGCCGAGGACGGGGACGCTCGGATCGAGGACTTCCTTGCGGTCCTCTACGACCAGGCCCTGATCCTCGAGGGAGGGGCCATCTCCGATCCCGCATCCTTTGTCCGGAGGTTGAGCGCCGTCATGGCCCTGGCCCTGCAGTAGGGGAAGGGATGACATGGAGGTCCGTCGGCTTCATAATAAATAAGCTGCGTGTTCTTAGTAGGAGGTCAGCACGATGGCGGTCGGGAAAAAGACAAAAAAAACGGATCTGGAGCCCATCAATGAGGTGAAGGCCGATAAAGTGAAGGCCGATGCTGTAAAGGCCGAAATCCAGGAAGCGGCCCTGCCTTCCGGTCCGGATTCGCCTGCGGAGGGGGAAGTGCAGGGGAAATCGGATTTCACCCTGAAGTACGATCTGAACTCGAATCAGCGCTACGTGGACTCCACGTCTCAGAAGAGCGAGTTCGACAGGGTATTGGACGAGCTCGCCTCCATCAGCCGGGACATGCTCGACTGGGATGTGGAGAAATTCACGAAAAAGCACGGGGGGGACACGGAGGACGCCTTCCACCTGAAACTGGAGGCCTTCCTGGGGGGCTTCATCGTCAACGCCGCGATGGAACTCTACAACCGCGGATATTCCGAGGCCGCATTCAGACGGCTGGAGCAGGCGCGAACCGTTTTGGAGGCAAAGAAAAAGCTCGAGGTCGAGGTGGAGGCCATCAAGGCCAAACAGGACGAATCCTTCGATTTGTCGGATATGCTGGGCCTCTCCGAAGGAGAATAAGGAACCTCGAGGCCCCATTACGGCGGTGAAGGGCGTCGTCGTTTCCGTCATATGGCTTATTTCCAATACTCAACTACTCAACGTTCCCGAAAAAGTCAACAAGCTTGCCCCCACCAAGAGCGCTTTGCTCCGGGGACAGGTTTTGTTTGTTCTCCCAGGTTCCAAAGTCTAAAAGATGCTTTTGGGGATGCCCATGTTGAGCCAGCGGACGACCTTGCCCAGGACCTCCAGATTTTCGATGTCCTCCTTCTCCACCCAGATGGACCGGAAGTCCTTGTTGGCGGGGCGCAGCTCCACTCGTCCGTCCCTGTAGAAGATAATGCCTTTAACAGAACAGCGTTCGTGCCAGCGGATGTAGGCGATGTCACCGCTCCTGACCTCGATGTTGGGGTTGATCAGGATCAGGCAGCCATCGTCTATATTGGCCCCGACCATGCTCTCTCCCTCCACGCGGACGAAATAGGGCTTGCCCGGACCTGTGGGGCCGCCCGCCTCGAGCGTCGGCCACGGCATCCACTCCTTCACCTCCGATTCGACGTCCGACCAGTTGAAGCCGCCGCCCGCACAGGCCTCCTGATTCAGAACGGGAAGATAAATCTGCGGAGGCACGATCGGCTCCGGCTCGAGCCGTTGCGAAACGGGTTGCGGTCCCTTGCCCTCCATGAGGTATCCAAGGCTGACGCCTAAGGCCTGGGCGATTTTTTCCTTGATGGAGTCCTTGATGCCGATACTTCCGATCTCGTAGCGATAAAGGGTGTTGGGCTCGACCCCCAAGCTCCGGGCGAGCTCCGGGCGTTTCATCCCGAGCGCCTCCCGCCGCGCCTTGATGCGCTCGCCTATGTTCTTTGCCGCGTCGTTCTGCATGGAGCTTCCTCCTGTCTCACCAGAGCATTCCAAAAAGCCTGTCTCATTAAAAACAATCCTTAATATGAAACAATCCTTATAGGGACAATCCTACCTCATCGAGGCCGTTCTGTTAAGCCCCGGGGACTTTCCTGACGGGCCGTTCCGTCCCTTCTTTTTCTTCCCTGAGGGTGAAAAACGAGGAAATGAAACGCCCACTCCAAGCGACGCAATAAGAATTTTCTTCTTCAAATTTCTACCCCTTCGGTATTGATTATACTACGTTTTACGTAGTATAATCAATACCGAAGGACGACGAGAAAAAATTTTGTATGTTAGTGGCAAAAAGGAGGAGGGCCGTATGTTGCAAACCCCGATGATGCACTTCAATGGCGTGTACTTTTTTCAGCAGTGCGTCATTTTTTTGATGTGGATGGGACTTATAAAAGTAGCGCTTGGAGAGCTCAAGGCAATCCTGAAGGAGGAAAGGGAGCCCCACACCTTTCCGCTTCAGCACCCGACAAACGAGCCCTGCCGAGGGATCAGGAGAGCTTTGGCCCACGGCGGGCGGGGAACGGTGCAGAGCGTATGGATGTCGGAGGCCGAAACGACAGCGCGAGCGCGGGTACAGGTCGGAGGATGTTGGAGAAGAGCCGAGGTCCCCTGACCAGGCTAACCCCTCCTTACTTGGCCGTCTCCGTGTCTTCAGCAGGGACTTCCGGGGCCGCCGAATGTTTTTTTCTCTCCCTGGAGGCCGGCGGAGCCGCCAGCAGTGCGGCCTCGCCGCTGCCCATGAGCACGGCGATGGGCCTCAGGGGCTGTATGTTCTCGCAGACGATCTTGATGATGGAGGCGATGGGGACGGACAACAGGGCTCCCGGTATTCCCCAGATGGTTCCCCAGAGCAGCAGGGACAGGAGGATAACGACGGGACTGAGTCCCAGGCGGTCTCCCACGACCTTGGGCGTGATGACGTTGCCGATGGTGATCTGGATGGCCGTCAGGGAGATCAATACGACCAGGGGCTTGAACAGGCTGGGGGAAAATTGCAGAACGGCCATTAGGACGGGGGGAATCGTGGCGATAATGGAGCCCACGGTCGGAATGAAGTTCAGGAGAAAGGTCAGGACGCCCCACCCGGACGCCAGTTCCACGCCAAGGGCGACGAGCACCAGCCAGGCGCAGAAGGCCGTGGCCAGGCTGATGAGGCTCAAAGTCCCAAGATAACGGCTGATCTGCCGGGAGATCGTGTCGAGGATGTTCTTGATCCTGAAGGCGCTCGTGCCCGAGAAGGATTTGTCGATCTTCTCGTTGACGTAAGGGGCCTCCAGAAGCATGAACATCAAAAACACCAGGGTCAGGACGAACTTGCTCGAGAATGCCACGACCAGCTCCGAGATGTTGCGCACATAGCGTCCCAGAAGATCGAGCCAGTTGAAGTTGGATATGGTCGACGGGGGGATGTTCAGGGCATTCAGGATGTTGTTGAACATCATGTTGAGCTTGGAATAGTACAGATTGTACGCTCGATTGAACTCCACGGCCTGCAGGGTGCAGAAGTAGATCCCGAGGACGCAGACGCTGAAAAATATGGCGAAGACCAGGGTGATGTTCAGGATGGGG
This window encodes:
- a CDS encoding AI-2E family transporter → MNMKVLVGLVALLSAIALCTILNLASGVFIPLVVAWFILQVFRPVIRLGWRIHLPPILNITLVFAIFFSVCVLGIYFCTLQAVEFNRAYNLYYSKLNMMFNNILNALNIPPSTISNFNWLDLLGRYVRNISELVVAFSSKFVLTLVFLMFMLLEAPYVNEKIDKSFSGTSAFRIKNILDTISRQISRYLGTLSLISLATAFCAWLVLVALGVELASGWGVLTFLLNFIPTVGSIIATIPPVLMAVLQFSPSLFKPLVVLISLTAIQITIGNVITPKVVGDRLGLSPVVILLSLLLWGTIWGIPGALLSVPIASIIKIVCENIQPLRPIAVLMGSGEAALLAAPPASRERKKHSAAPEVPAEDTETAK
- a CDS encoding DUF177 domain-containing protein, which encodes MAGAGLGDWNCIIALPQRSDTETCVEGAWDIAVPDGVDFEGQHFGLPEGCRVLAEAHWLEPSLLSVRLSLTLRAEGACARCLRETSLAISDDLLYLYFLSGVELGKDTRLGSDEGFMPVEVDFFGRTLDIADQVRESILLLLPRKLLCREDCLGLCPVCGADLNEGKCGCSRSEGDPRLEVLRNFR
- the rpmF gene encoding 50S ribosomal protein L32, which codes for MATPKRKTSHARTAQRKAQWLGSLATPATLACPRCGEIAMAYRACPSCGYYKGRKVVDAGAEG
- the htpG gene encoding molecular chaperone HtpG, with amino-acid sequence MAEEKFHFQSEASELLRMMIHSVYSNRDIFLRELISNASDALDKRRIEALFNSELADFTPEIRIVRDREAHTLTVSDNGIGMTREEIVQYLGTIARSGTREFLEAGRSDDAGERLIGQFGVGFYSVFMVSERVSLVSRKLGTNDAFRFDSDGEGTYTLADAERGECGTTVTLYLRPAGEDGKDYTDEWTIRDIVKKYSDFIAWPIILNVSKRQDGRETFEDQTINSQKAIWCRPEAEVTEEEYREFYRHLTHDWKEPLSRVALNAEGSVSFKGLLFIPSEAPFDLFMNPKAGGIELYVKRVFIMNDCHDLIPEYMRFMRGVVDSEDLSLNISREILQDNPIIRVIRRSTQRKVFAHLRKLLETDRTAYEKFWTAFGRVLKEGIVQDREHAPAILELALFRSTAQEGWTTLSAYRERMKPDQEGILCLAGRDIDALRASPKLERLIEKGFEVLLMTDPVDEVILAEGLEFESVKLVNAAGDFAPAETEAERKLEEEKLRELEPAFAPLKKKTLELLGNVLEDVRPSLRMVSSPACLVDAANGMSFQMEQLMRAMGQEVRQQKRVLELNAEHPLVLRLMKMAEDGDARIEDFLAVLYDQALILEGGAISDPASFVRRLSAVMALALQ
- a CDS encoding acetate kinase → MKVLVINCGSSSLKYQLFDMNTESVLAKGLVERIGIDGSQIKHTKTGMEAVVKATPIPDHKVGIQLVLDALMDKGHGVLSSLGELSAIGHRVVHAGEKFSTSVKLDPQVMAALRECIPLAPLHNPANIMGIEAVTEVLPSVPQVAVFDTAFHQTMPEHAYIYGLPYGYYEKYKVRRYGFHGTSHYFVSRRAAEILDKPVERLKIVTCHLGNGSSITAVQGGRSIDTSMGFTPLAGVLMGTRCGDIDPALVPFIAQTEKLDAKDLDALLNKKSGLLGVSGLSSDLRDIEEAAARGEPRSRLALAVLTYGIRKYIGAYAAAMGGIDALVFTAGVGENSILVRSMVCEGLDFLGISIDQEKNKVRGKEADIGASGSRVRVLVVPTNEELVIARDTKRLVAAN
- a CDS encoding nucleotidyltransferase family protein is translated as MDNRTPVVGIAAEYNPFHNGHLLQMASVRERLPGALFIVVLSSNFTQRGIPGLADKWSRAQMALCGGADLVLELPFLFACNAAPEFGAGATDLLARTKIATHISFGMEDAHYDTSPIFNILIQEPASFKRRLRKKLDKGLSYPRAVGGALEEELPGSGDFLSKPNNSLALSYLLRIGRQGYPLIPIPVQRAGAGYHDLERGPLPSAAAIRSALQGAQDSRWPLWVRDVMPSSTLRLLEEARMKGRFCPGPQTLWPLLQALLIRSSPEELRGCAGMDEGLENLFFKRYKDAASYDDFVGSCVCARYTRSRIQRQIIRLLAGVDRWSAAAASRIGAPYARLLGGSERGKKLLRDRARYSDIPIVTRLAAVKNPIGKLTAAAEFRASRLYELLLPKPELDYEERQTPRFEH
- a CDS encoding S24 family peptidase, which codes for MQNDAAKNIGERIKARREALGMKRPELARSLGVEPNTLYRYEIGSIGIKDSIKEKIAQALGVSLGYLMEGKGPQPVSQRLEPEPIVPPQIYLPVLNQEACAGGGFNWSDVESEVKEWMPWPTLEAGGPTGPGKPYFVRVEGESMVGANIDDGCLILINPNIEVRSGDIAYIRWHERCSVKGIIFYRDGRVELRPANKDFRSIWVEKEDIENLEVLGKVVRWLNMGIPKSIF